From Leptospira venezuelensis, a single genomic window includes:
- a CDS encoding alpha/beta hydrolase → MKLASPMYINFKYILYTILLFLSLGNCSSMLFYPTREMYIAPEKMGFQPEKISLQMKDGINIKVWIFKPSKGKAKASILQFHGNGDNMSSHYISLAWLVEKGYELVIWDYRGYGDSEGEAEKEPILEDSKEVLKFQQNRAKELGIPWIVYGQSMGGALAIRAVGEMQNKEGLLLVVGDGTFAYYSHVAKTVAERVFFFPIGQLVGFFFSNHLSPGEVVDQISPVRLLIVHGTEDQIVSYPNGMELFQKAKDPKIFWEIKGGKHLDWMEMGRSKGAKNFLKFLDELISHGAS, encoded by the coding sequence ATGAAGCTAGCTTCTCCTATGTATATCAATTTTAAATATATCTTATATACCATTCTTCTTTTCCTATCTTTGGGCAACTGCTCTTCCATGTTATTTTATCCTACGAGAGAAATGTACATCGCTCCTGAAAAAATGGGATTCCAGCCTGAGAAAATTTCTCTTCAAATGAAAGATGGAATAAATATCAAAGTTTGGATCTTCAAACCTTCTAAAGGTAAAGCTAAAGCCAGTATCCTTCAGTTCCATGGAAATGGGGATAATATGTCCAGTCACTATATCAGCCTTGCTTGGCTGGTAGAAAAAGGTTATGAATTGGTGATATGGGACTATAGAGGCTATGGCGATTCGGAAGGAGAAGCTGAGAAGGAACCTATATTAGAAGATTCTAAAGAAGTCCTGAAATTCCAACAGAATAGGGCAAAAGAACTTGGGATCCCTTGGATTGTTTACGGACAAAGTATGGGAGGAGCACTTGCGATAAGAGCGGTAGGAGAAATGCAGAACAAAGAAGGATTACTCCTAGTTGTTGGAGATGGAACTTTCGCGTATTATTCTCATGTGGCCAAGACTGTGGCAGAGAGAGTGTTTTTCTTTCCGATCGGACAGTTAGTCGGCTTCTTCTTCTCAAACCATTTAAGCCCTGGCGAGGTTGTAGATCAAATCTCTCCGGTCAGATTATTAATAGTTCACGGAACGGAAGATCAGATCGTTTCTTATCCTAACGGAATGGAACTTTTCCAAAAAGCAAAAGATCCTAAAATTTTCTGGGAAATTAAAGGTGGAAAACATTTGGATTGGATGGAAATGGGAAGATCTAAAGGTGCCAAAAATTTTCTTAAATTTCTGGATGAGCTGATTTCACATGGAGCTAGTTAA
- a CDS encoding TRL domain-containing protein: MRKIMLVAVALVLASVASNCAVVYGSLYTNVTENATIFNRDNSQKDGIGEKSGEACASSVLGLIATGDAGIKAAAKKGGIKIVKSIDSNRSNVLGSIYVSECTIAYGD, translated from the coding sequence ATGAGAAAAATTATGCTAGTCGCTGTGGCATTAGTATTGGCTTCTGTAGCCAGCAATTGTGCTGTCGTTTACGGATCTTTATACACTAACGTAACCGAAAATGCGACCATCTTCAACAGAGACAATTCTCAAAAAGACGGAATCGGTGAAAAATCCGGAGAAGCTTGTGCATCTTCTGTTTTAGGCCTAATCGCTACCGGTGACGCAGGTATTAAAGCTGCTGCTAAAAAAGGCGGGATCAAAATAGTTAAATCTATCGATTCCAATAGATCCAACGTTCTTGGATCCATTTACGTTTCTGAATGTACGATAGCTTACGGAGATTAA
- a CDS encoding SpoIID/LytB domain-containing protein, with translation MKRLSTIILSFLILAAWGCNTVIIRPWNSPNALKTSEKIRVFLGKAESDLMIKADGVIFVYDVNDLLIKRAYDTVSLDAKKLKAPIRFVADNPGLEYKGRKFRGEILLQPDKSGNVLLINKVPLEEYLYSVVPSEVPAGWPTEALKAQAICSRTYAIREILNKKDTAYDVESTVNSQAYSGMAKENPRTTQAVRDTEGVLAVYEDDPIHMFFHSNSGGRTETPDQVWGGKRLPYLESVASRFDEAGDNFVWKEVLNQDKMDQTLSSLGVGSIQSVQVLSRTPSGRVDLIEVIGKQGTSKIKGKEFRSLLGTSVKSLRFGIKRESEGFLIKGMGSGHGVGLSQWGSFGMAKQNFTYAEIIRHYYQGIEFARITR, from the coding sequence ATGAAACGACTTTCTACTATCATTCTATCATTCTTAATTTTGGCGGCTTGGGGCTGTAATACCGTCATCATCCGTCCTTGGAATTCACCGAACGCGCTCAAAACTTCTGAAAAGATCAGAGTTTTTTTAGGAAAGGCTGAATCTGATCTGATGATCAAAGCAGACGGAGTTATTTTTGTATATGATGTGAACGATCTTTTGATCAAACGCGCTTATGATACCGTTTCTTTAGATGCGAAGAAATTAAAAGCGCCTATCCGTTTCGTAGCAGACAATCCTGGTTTGGAATACAAAGGAAGAAAGTTCAGAGGAGAAATTTTACTCCAACCTGATAAGAGTGGCAACGTTCTACTTATCAACAAAGTTCCATTAGAAGAATATTTGTATTCTGTTGTTCCTTCAGAAGTTCCTGCAGGTTGGCCTACTGAGGCTTTAAAAGCGCAAGCAATCTGCTCCAGAACTTATGCAATCAGAGAAATCTTAAATAAAAAAGACACTGCTTATGATGTGGAATCCACTGTGAATTCACAAGCTTATTCAGGTATGGCAAAAGAAAATCCGAGGACTACTCAAGCTGTTCGTGATACAGAAGGTGTTCTTGCAGTTTATGAAGATGATCCTATCCATATGTTCTTCCATTCCAATAGCGGCGGAAGAACTGAAACTCCAGACCAAGTTTGGGGAGGAAAAAGACTTCCTTATCTAGAATCTGTTGCCTCCAGATTCGATGAAGCAGGTGATAATTTCGTTTGGAAAGAAGTTTTAAACCAGGATAAAATGGACCAGACACTCTCTTCCTTGGGTGTAGGTTCTATCCAATCCGTCCAAGTTCTTTCCAGAACTCCCTCCGGTAGAGTGGATCTTATAGAAGTGATTGGTAAACAAGGCACTTCTAAAATTAAAGGAAAAGAATTCCGCAGTTTACTTGGAACCTCAGTGAAATCTCTTCGTTTCGGTATCAAAAGAGAAAGTGAAGGATTCCTGATCAAAGGTATGGGATCGGGTCACGGTGTAGGCTTAAGTCAATGGGGCAGTTTCGGTATGGCAAAACAAAATTTTACCTACGCAGAGATCATTCGCCATTATTACCAAGGAATTGAATTCGCTAGGATTACTAGGTAA
- a CDS encoding DUF3015 family protein — MKRILAVSLFLALVASPLYVASAKHGAAGCGLGSLVITENKKVHQVIAATVNGTLGNQTFGISTGTLGCETSGFSQKQVEQQIFVHMNYQSLEQEFAKGSGEKMEAFASLMGCSDAGTFGKIGKEKFSALFDQNTPDSFLEKMRFEVANNSALVGSCKI, encoded by the coding sequence ATGAAAAGAATATTAGCAGTATCTCTATTTCTCGCTTTAGTAGCTTCTCCACTTTACGTAGCTTCCGCTAAACATGGCGCTGCAGGTTGTGGATTAGGTTCTCTCGTAATCACCGAGAACAAAAAAGTTCACCAAGTGATTGCGGCTACCGTTAACGGAACTCTTGGAAACCAAACTTTCGGGATTTCGACAGGAACTTTGGGTTGTGAGACTAGCGGATTTTCTCAAAAGCAAGTCGAACAACAGATCTTTGTTCATATGAATTACCAATCACTTGAGCAAGAATTTGCAAAAGGTTCAGGCGAAAAAATGGAAGCTTTCGCTTCTTTGATGGGTTGTTCCGATGCGGGAACTTTCGGAAAAATCGGGAAAGAAAAATTCTCAGCACTTTTCGACCAAAACACTCCTGATTCCTTTTTGGAAAAAATGAGATTCGAAGTAGCAAACAACTCCGCTCTAGTCGGAAGTTGCAAAATCTAA
- a CDS encoding ABC transporter ATP-binding protein, which produces MSNPTNKILIKNLTKSYINGKQNVPVLKGINLDVADTFLTLMGPSGSGKSTFLNILSGIDQADSGEVWIGGKNLSNFTEQELTEYRRNETGIIFQFFHLLPYLSALENVALPLYISGLGKSKAREIAKEALEKVDLTHRFKHKPDELSGGEQQRVAIARALAKRPSIVLADEPTGNLDTYHAHKILDLLLELQEKEKFSLFIVTHDREIGEKGKIRLKMQDGLILPEQNPALGLV; this is translated from the coding sequence ATGTCGAATCCGACAAACAAGATCCTAATCAAAAATCTAACCAAGTCCTATATAAACGGAAAACAAAATGTTCCAGTCCTGAAAGGGATCAATTTAGATGTAGCAGATACTTTTCTAACTTTGATGGGCCCATCCGGTTCGGGTAAATCCACATTTTTAAATATCCTATCCGGAATCGACCAAGCAGATTCTGGAGAAGTTTGGATCGGCGGTAAAAACCTAAGCAATTTTACGGAACAAGAGCTTACAGAATATCGCAGGAACGAAACTGGGATCATCTTCCAATTCTTTCATCTTCTTCCTTATTTAAGTGCTTTGGAAAATGTAGCCTTACCTCTTTATATCTCAGGTTTAGGAAAATCTAAGGCAAGGGAAATCGCAAAAGAAGCTTTGGAGAAGGTTGATCTTACTCATAGATTCAAACATAAACCCGATGAACTTTCCGGTGGTGAACAACAGAGAGTCGCAATTGCAAGAGCACTCGCAAAACGACCAAGTATCGTTTTGGCAGACGAACCTACTGGAAATTTAGATACATATCACGCTCATAAAATTTTGGATCTTCTATTGGAGTTACAAGAGAAGGAAAAGTTTTCCCTATTCATAGTCACTCATGATAGAGAGATCGGAGAAAAAGGAAAAATCCGACTCAAGATGCAAGACGGACTCATTTTACCGGAACAAAATCCTGCTCTTGGTCTTGTATGA
- a CDS encoding DUF3015 family protein encodes MKKELLSLGLVGLLCLSSGISVSAADYGVAGCGFGSLIFKENKGGQQVLAATTNGTSGSQTFGITTGTLGCATDGLVQKEKVQEVFVSLNFNSLEAEMAQGKGEKLEALSGLLGCSTNGIAQFGEYTKSNFDVLYTQETTPSSLLLAVKDGIRKDAVLSKSCKI; translated from the coding sequence ATGAAAAAAGAACTTCTATCGCTAGGATTAGTCGGTTTACTCTGCTTGTCCTCAGGAATTTCAGTCTCCGCCGCAGACTACGGTGTAGCAGGTTGCGGATTCGGATCTCTAATTTTTAAAGAAAACAAAGGTGGCCAACAAGTTTTAGCTGCCACTACAAACGGCACTTCAGGTAGCCAAACTTTCGGTATCACTACTGGAACTTTAGGATGTGCTACTGATGGATTAGTCCAAAAAGAAAAAGTACAGGAAGTATTTGTTTCTCTTAACTTCAATTCTTTGGAAGCTGAAATGGCTCAAGGAAAAGGAGAAAAATTAGAAGCACTTTCAGGACTTCTCGGCTGCTCCACAAATGGAATCGCACAATTCGGAGAATACACTAAGTCAAATTTTGACGTATTGTATACGCAAGAAACAACTCCTTCTTCTTTACTACTCGCAGTAAAAGACGGAATTAGAAAAGACGCAGTGCTCTCTAAGAGCTGCAAAATTTAA
- a CDS encoding sodium-translocating pyrophosphatase, producing the protein MNSVTIILAFAVLAILTAVVYALKVTRIQIGTEGGKDQESKKLIEISSAISEGAMAFLIREYKTISLFIAFMAVLIFFLLDNPETPDFNDGLFTAIAFVSGALISCLSGFIGMKIATIGNVRTAQAAKTSMTKAFRVAFDSGAVMGFGLVGLAVSGMIGLFQLYTHLFQNVGTLFLMEALAGFGLGGSAVALFGRVGGGIYTKAADVGADLVGKVEKGIPEDDPRNPATIADNVGDNVGDVAGMGADLFGSCAEATCAALVIGATATALSGNTDALLYPLLISAFGIPASLLTSFIASVKEGGNVEKVLKIQLWVSTLIVGAIMYFVTDKYMVDSFEIAGKTIGKWNVYISLIVGLFSGMFIGLITEYYTSHSYKPVREVVDASKTGAATNIIYGLALGYQSSVVPVILLVITIVTANILAGMYGIAIAALGMISTIAIGLTIDAYGPVSDNAGGIAEMAELGKEVRNRTDTLDAAGNTTAAIGKGFAIGSAALTSLALFAAFITRTKTTGLDILDAEVFGGLLFGAMLPFVFTAMTMKSVGKAAVDMVEEVRKQFREIPGIMEGKAKPDYKRCVDISTTAALREMILPGLLVLLTPIVVGYLFGIKSLSGVLAGALVAGVVLAISSANSGGGWDNAKKYIEKAAGGKGSDQHKAAVVGDTVGDPLKDTSGPSINILIKLMAITSLVFAEFFVQHGGLLLRLFQ; encoded by the coding sequence ATGAATTCGGTAACCATTATTCTGGCTTTTGCCGTCCTGGCTATTTTGACCGCCGTAGTTTACGCATTGAAGGTCACCAGGATCCAAATCGGAACTGAGGGCGGAAAAGACCAAGAATCCAAGAAATTAATCGAAATTTCTTCCGCAATCTCCGAAGGAGCTATGGCGTTTCTCATAAGAGAATACAAGACCATTTCTCTTTTTATCGCCTTTATGGCAGTTCTGATCTTCTTCCTTTTGGACAATCCGGAAACTCCGGATTTTAACGACGGGTTGTTTACTGCGATCGCTTTCGTGTCAGGAGCGCTTATCTCCTGTCTTTCCGGTTTTATCGGAATGAAGATCGCGACCATCGGAAACGTTCGTACGGCTCAAGCAGCTAAAACTTCCATGACCAAGGCTTTCAGAGTCGCTTTTGATTCTGGCGCGGTAATGGGATTTGGTCTGGTTGGTCTTGCAGTTTCCGGTATGATCGGGCTTTTCCAACTTTATACTCATTTATTCCAAAACGTAGGAACTCTTTTCCTTATGGAAGCTCTGGCTGGTTTCGGTCTGGGTGGTTCTGCTGTGGCTCTTTTCGGAAGAGTCGGTGGTGGAATTTACACTAAGGCTGCTGACGTTGGTGCGGACCTTGTAGGAAAAGTAGAGAAGGGAATCCCAGAGGATGATCCTAGAAACCCTGCAACTATCGCAGATAACGTGGGAGATAACGTAGGGGACGTTGCCGGTATGGGTGCTGACCTTTTCGGTTCCTGTGCTGAAGCTACTTGTGCTGCTCTTGTGATCGGTGCAACGGCGACTGCTCTTTCTGGAAATACTGACGCTCTTTTATATCCACTTTTGATCTCTGCTTTCGGGATCCCTGCTTCTCTTTTAACTTCCTTCATCGCTTCTGTGAAAGAAGGAGGAAATGTGGAGAAGGTCCTAAAAATCCAACTTTGGGTTTCTACTCTGATCGTTGGTGCGATTATGTATTTTGTAACTGATAAATACATGGTGGATTCTTTCGAGATCGCTGGTAAAACCATTGGTAAATGGAATGTATACATTTCATTGATTGTAGGTCTGTTCTCCGGAATGTTCATTGGTCTCATCACTGAGTATTATACTTCTCATTCTTACAAGCCTGTAAGAGAAGTTGTGGACGCTTCTAAAACTGGAGCTGCTACAAACATCATTTATGGACTTGCATTAGGTTACCAAAGTTCTGTGGTTCCTGTGATCCTTCTCGTTATCACAATCGTTACTGCGAATATTTTAGCGGGAATGTACGGGATTGCAATTGCTGCTCTCGGAATGATTTCCACTATCGCAATCGGTCTGACGATCGACGCTTACGGTCCGGTTTCGGATAACGCGGGTGGTATCGCTGAGATGGCGGAACTTGGAAAAGAAGTTCGTAATCGTACAGATACTTTAGATGCAGCTGGTAATACTACTGCTGCTATCGGAAAAGGATTTGCGATCGGTTCTGCTGCGCTTACTTCCTTGGCATTGTTTGCTGCATTCATCACCAGAACTAAAACTACTGGTCTGGATATCTTAGATGCGGAAGTTTTCGGCGGATTACTTTTTGGAGCAATGCTTCCATTCGTTTTCACTGCAATGACTATGAAATCTGTAGGTAAAGCTGCAGTAGACATGGTAGAAGAAGTTAGAAAACAATTCCGTGAAATCCCTGGAATCATGGAAGGAAAAGCTAAGCCTGATTACAAAAGATGTGTGGATATTTCCACCACTGCGGCTTTAAGAGAAATGATCCTTCCTGGACTTTTAGTTCTTTTAACTCCGATCGTAGTAGGTTACTTATTCGGAATTAAATCTTTGTCCGGTGTTTTAGCTGGAGCATTGGTAGCGGGTGTGGTTCTTGCAATTTCTTCCGCGAACTCCGGTGGTGGCTGGGACAACGCTAAAAAATATATCGAAAAAGCTGCTGGCGGAAAAGGTTCAGACCAACACAAGGCTGCAGTTGTGGGAGATACCGTAGGAGATCCTTTAAAAGATACTTCTGGTCCTTCTATCAATATTTTGATCAAATTAATGGCGATTACAAGCTTAGTATTTGCTGAATTCTTCGTGCAACACGGCGGATTACTTCTTCGCTTGTTCCAATAA
- a CDS encoding class I SAM-dependent RNA methyltransferase codes for MFDQEPFGVLEIENLLPNLRGEGTLGKRKIEIPYSLPGDVYEVYKFGKRKVFYKWNPTHLETRVSSPKCPNFGECGGCSGQHLPYTDQFILKSEPILKGLENFNPINKNISPAESSYTYRNRMDFAVFPGRTVGLRMSGNFRRIVKIENCSIQTDWANCEMPLFQKLLECFPELEYDRKKETGFLKYFTLRKSVFNDDSMSILTFTEDFKNEGLMEQVAEKAKEILSAKNIVFCFNRKKGEISASGEAIAIRGNVYLIEEIWGKKFKIPFDGFFQPNPKEFIKILEFIKSKIKSAENLADLFCGSGFFSILFGEKFSRILGIDIISSSVSAGEEFLQEIFPGKKIEFLSFDLFHKKGLEKMSSANLPWRDSVVIADPPRSGLSPELCAFLNANPVSQLIYISCNPENLLRDARILEESYQMEEFLLCDPFPQTPHLEAVSIFSPKNR; via the coding sequence ATGTTTGATCAGGAACCTTTCGGAGTTTTAGAAATTGAAAACCTTCTACCCAATTTAAGAGGAGAAGGTACATTAGGAAAAAGAAAAATAGAAATCCCTTATTCTCTTCCGGGAGATGTTTATGAAGTATACAAATTCGGAAAAAGAAAAGTCTTCTATAAATGGAATCCTACTCACCTAGAAACAAGAGTATCTTCTCCTAAATGCCCAAATTTTGGAGAATGTGGTGGATGTTCAGGCCAACACCTGCCCTACACTGACCAATTCATATTAAAATCCGAACCGATCTTAAAAGGATTAGAAAATTTTAATCCTATAAACAAAAACATATCTCCTGCTGAATCTTCTTACACTTACCGAAACCGAATGGACTTTGCAGTATTTCCTGGGCGGACCGTTGGCCTAAGGATGTCTGGAAATTTTAGAAGGATCGTGAAAATAGAAAACTGTTCTATCCAAACGGATTGGGCAAATTGCGAAATGCCTTTATTCCAAAAACTTTTGGAATGTTTTCCCGAATTGGAATACGATAGAAAAAAGGAAACAGGCTTTCTTAAATATTTCACTCTTCGTAAATCCGTTTTTAACGATGACTCCATGAGTATTCTTACATTCACAGAGGACTTCAAGAATGAAGGTCTAATGGAGCAAGTGGCAGAAAAAGCAAAAGAGATCTTAAGCGCTAAAAACATAGTATTCTGTTTTAATCGTAAAAAGGGAGAAATTTCTGCTTCGGGAGAAGCTATTGCAATCAGAGGAAATGTTTATCTGATAGAAGAAATCTGGGGGAAAAAATTCAAAATTCCTTTTGATGGATTCTTCCAACCAAATCCAAAAGAGTTCATTAAAATTTTAGAATTTATCAAATCGAAGATAAAATCAGCTGAAAATCTTGCAGACCTTTTCTGTGGGAGCGGATTTTTCTCTATTTTATTCGGGGAAAAATTTTCTAGAATATTAGGAATTGATATCATATCTTCTTCCGTATCCGCAGGTGAGGAGTTCCTACAGGAAATTTTCCCGGGCAAAAAGATAGAATTTCTGTCGTTTGATCTCTTCCACAAAAAGGGCTTGGAGAAAATGTCTTCTGCAAATCTTCCTTGGAGGGATTCAGTCGTAATTGCAGATCCACCCAGAAGTGGTCTTTCCCCCGAACTATGCGCCTTCTTAAACGCAAACCCTGTTTCCCAACTGATCTATATTTCCTGTAATCCTGAAAATCTGCTTAGAGACGCTCGTATTTTAGAAGAATCCTACCAAATGGAGGAGTTCCTACTATGCGATCCGTTTCCTCAGACTCCTCATTTGGAAGCAGTATCCATCTTCTCCCCTAAAAATCGCTGA
- a CDS encoding DUF4105 domain-containing protein: MPYKSHSLFIIFFLFSIFSTFSSAYATSTEKIQEYQKLAESKKLWEDRYWILLLHYTKTTFGNWVSEADSPSFFLSGEGQKNPGQELLSSIQTFMTPATAPPGEENWMHPVCKFPERKRWIQEKLSIPDSDFANVDCSRFEKWFATLNPKGAKIIFASYYMNAPASIFGHTLLKIDSGDPNRKEILEYSVNYAANADPASTNAIVYSILGLFGGYPGTFSLFPYYVKIAEYNDMESRDLWEYELDLKEEEVRRMTRHLWELGAASFDYYFLDENCSYHLFSLIEVARPSLHLRDKAPFVIPGDTVKKYIEQEGLVKDIKYRPSLHSKIIQKLRKMNDDERDLYESIMKNGNTSLLTNKEPDPKIRTSLLSDTILDSFRYKKAEGDSPKEWDQTYKQLLLFRSKLPNDYEDSGYSPITQSPHVGHGSSALYNEVGTSNLGNFVGFGYRAAVHDLLNTDQGYIPNSSVDYFSLKARYYQDTKKLHLEEFHIIRMLSLTPYNSLGRSVSYFVDSGADSSVYEKKGNKEDKRNLEWQALLRPEDLSYTLYRLDDVSKSEKYERVTNANLETTFGYSFQDQFSEGPKRFLFSTQAGAKIRYNGKYDTNAVVAPQIAAYWIANFDSFKAVLSLHYYTFSIYGVPDDYKAQLGLRYAIHANHELRIEAKAQRNYNEASFSYVYQF; the protein is encoded by the coding sequence GTGCCATACAAGTCCCATTCTCTTTTCATAATATTCTTCTTATTTTCTATCTTCTCCACGTTTAGTTCCGCATATGCGACGAGCACAGAAAAGATCCAGGAATATCAAAAATTAGCCGAATCCAAAAAGTTATGGGAAGATAGATATTGGATCCTTCTATTACATTATACTAAAACTACATTTGGGAACTGGGTGAGCGAGGCGGATTCACCTTCCTTCTTTCTATCAGGAGAAGGGCAAAAAAATCCCGGGCAAGAGCTTCTCTCCTCTATCCAAACATTTATGACTCCTGCTACAGCTCCGCCGGGGGAAGAAAACTGGATGCACCCAGTATGTAAATTCCCAGAAAGAAAAAGATGGATCCAAGAAAAACTTTCTATTCCGGATTCAGACTTTGCAAACGTAGATTGTAGTAGATTCGAAAAATGGTTTGCGACCTTAAATCCAAAGGGCGCAAAGATCATATTTGCTTCTTATTATATGAATGCTCCAGCTTCTATCTTTGGTCATACTCTTTTAAAAATAGATTCAGGAGATCCGAATCGAAAAGAAATTTTAGAATACTCCGTCAATTACGCTGCAAACGCAGATCCGGCATCTACGAATGCGATCGTGTATTCAATTTTAGGCTTATTCGGCGGGTATCCCGGTACCTTCTCTTTATTTCCTTACTATGTTAAGATTGCAGAATATAACGATATGGAAAGTAGAGATCTTTGGGAATACGAACTGGATTTAAAAGAGGAAGAAGTCAGACGAATGACAAGACATCTCTGGGAACTGGGCGCCGCTTCCTTTGATTATTATTTTTTAGACGAGAATTGTTCCTATCATCTGTTTTCTCTAATAGAAGTTGCAAGACCAAGTCTTCATTTAAGAGACAAGGCGCCCTTCGTAATCCCTGGAGACACCGTCAAAAAATATATTGAACAAGAAGGTCTCGTAAAAGATATCAAGTATAGACCTTCTTTACATAGCAAAATTATACAAAAATTAAGAAAGATGAACGATGATGAAAGGGACCTTTACGAAAGTATAATGAAGAATGGAAATACTTCTCTTTTAACCAACAAAGAACCTGACCCTAAGATCAGAACTTCTCTTCTTTCTGATACTATTCTGGATTCTTTTCGTTATAAAAAAGCAGAAGGAGATTCTCCTAAAGAATGGGATCAAACCTATAAACAATTACTATTATTTAGGAGTAAACTTCCAAATGACTATGAAGACTCCGGATATTCTCCGATTACCCAAAGTCCCCACGTAGGTCACGGAAGTTCTGCATTGTATAACGAAGTCGGAACTTCTAACTTAGGAAATTTTGTAGGATTCGGTTATAGAGCTGCAGTTCATGATCTTTTAAATACCGACCAGGGCTATATTCCAAATTCCTCTGTGGATTATTTTTCTCTCAAGGCTAGATATTATCAGGATACTAAAAAATTACATCTGGAAGAATTCCATATAATTCGAATGCTTTCACTAACTCCATATAATTCATTGGGTCGTTCCGTTTCTTATTTTGTAGATTCTGGAGCTGATTCCTCTGTGTATGAAAAGAAAGGAAACAAAGAAGATAAAAGAAATTTGGAATGGCAGGCATTACTCCGCCCGGAAGACCTGTCTTATACACTGTATAGATTGGATGACGTTTCTAAATCCGAAAAATATGAAAGAGTCACAAATGCAAATTTAGAAACTACATTCGGTTATAGTTTTCAGGATCAGTTTTCAGAAGGACCAAAACGTTTCTTATTCTCTACTCAGGCTGGGGCAAAAATTAGATATAACGGTAAATATGATACGAACGCAGTTGTAGCTCCACAAATTGCTGCTTATTGGATCGCAAATTTTGATTCTTTTAAAGCGGTATTATCTTTACATTATTATACTTTTTCCATTTACGGAGTCCCTGATGATTACAAGGCACAATTAGGCTTACGTTATGCGATCCATGCAAACCATGAATTGAGAATAGAGGCGAAAGCCCAAAGGAATTATAATGAAGCTAGCTTCTCCTATGTATATCAATTTTAA